TATGTTATTAAAGTTGTGATTATTGCTTATTCGCTTTTAGCCTATAACGttactttctttcaaaaaaaaattcaatgcaTTTCCTCACTCATGTTTTATAAAGTATTTTATGTCAAATGTGATTCGAGACTCGATAATACGTCAAGATTGTTcgtaaaattcaattttcacATGACTAATTTGTTCATCGTTTGGAACAAATACTGCATCATTGTTCTGCTTCTTGCTTCTACAagagtgcaattgtgacaccATGCATCTCATTATTCttacttgaaagaaaaatgttatgGAAAAGACTaagtaatataaaattttcactaTATGAACCCATTATTAGAGTCGGAAAATGCAACCACAAGACTCGTACCATCCATATACATAGTCTTATGTGCACCTCTTCGTACATACATGAACCACCAGACTTATACCATTTTTGTAATTCCTTGGTCTCATTGGGAACACACTTCTTTCATGGGAAAGCGGTATCAATTTCATATGCACCGACGCTAAACTAAATGCTAAATGAAGGTAGGGATCCTAGAAGAGCCacataaagaagaaaacaatgtaTTTCATACTTTCTTGAATCACGCATATACCTGGAGTcccacaatttaaaaaaacatcaatttcaaaacatGATGCAACATTATAAACATTTCTTTtcatgtaatttaatttacaatcACATTCACTTTTGGTTACCGTTAAAGATCATTTATTAACAACAAGAATCATGAACGACTATCAAGAGATCGATTAATCGAAgtataaacacaaaaaaaagatATCGAAAATTTGGACATGTTTGACCATCCCATTCTTGGTCCTAACGTATATTTCATAGAAGAATATGACAGAAGAAGAGAGGttaaaataaggaaaaggACATTGTTGTTTATCTTTGGAAGGTAAATAAAgaatttcattgatattcatacacaaatttctttgttgtatTTTAGTTCCTTAAAAGTCAACCAAAGTTCCCTTATTCTTTTGTCCAAACCATTCTActtattataatttgtttttatacaTTAATTGCATGTTCGTGACAGAGGTTGCCATGTTAAGTCCTAAAATGAATCATCTCAATTTGAATTAGAACAGAATTCATCTCGATCTTGATCGTATTAAACATCTGGTGCAATAAGAGCTATAcagaaagaaattcaaagacTCGACCTACGATTGAGTTGATTTTTCATCAATCAAAATGATTGATCATGGAGCAAATATAAGTACTAAATTCATTAAAGATCAAGATAgtgcgagatctcacatcggttggagaggaaaacgaaacattttaagaatgtgaaaacctcGACTCATTTTGAAAACATTGAGAGGAAGCACGGAAGAGAAAGCTAAAAAATGACACCATTTACAAACATAGAATACATTAAAGTATGAAGATTAAAGTATCTCATTCAAATCAAACGGTCTAATTAAGCAAGATTTGTTTATGATGttaattgattttcttataattttctttctatgaTTGATGTATTTGTTGTTATCTGTCAATCTGGCatcatttatttctcttcctcttcttcaacctaatattttaatttcatcttctttctccAAATGGGTCCTTCAAGCTTCTAAAGATTCATCCATGGCCGCTCTCTCTGAACCCATTTCTGCActtcctccgccgccgccgccgccggagACCACATCGGACGGGGGTTTTCGTATAGACAAAGAAGTGAGTCCCACAATTCTCTTAGCCATAATCATCCTCGCCAtagtcttcttcttctccagcCTCCTCCATCTCCTTCTCCGATTATTTCTCAGGCCTCAAAACAGAACAGACCCGGAAGATATAGCCGTCGGCGACGGCGATACCTCCGCCTTCCAAGGCCAATTACGGCAGCTTTTCGATCTCCACGACGCCGGAGTGGACCAATCCTTCATCGACACCCTCCCTGTTTTTGTCTACAAAGCCATAATCGGTTTGAAAGTAGACCCATTTGATTGCTCTGTTTGTCTCTGTGAATTTCAGCCAAACGATAAGCTCCGATTGTTGACCAAATGTAGCCATGCCTTTCATATGGACTGCATCGACACTTGGCTGTTGACACATTCCACTTGCCCTCTCTGCCGTGCGAGCTTGATTTCAGATTTCGCCGCCATTAATGGCGGATTCACGTCCCCACTTGTTGAGGTTCTTGAATCTGCAAGTAACAGCTCGAGAGAAATTGGGGAAGTTCACACCGGTTCCTTTCTGGGTTTTCTTGGAAATTCCAATTTTGATGAACTGAAACCAGAGGAACCTCCggcagcggcggcggagaCGGTGGTTCAGATAAAATTGGGAAAATTCAAAAGCTTGGAGAGATATGGAGAAGGGAGTAGCAACAATGGCAATGTGGATTCAAGGAGATGTTTTTCAATGGGTTCATTTGGGTATGTAATGGACGAGAATTCCTCTCTGCAAGTTCCGATCAGGAAACGCGCGGCGAGGAAACAAGcgataaagaagaagaatctgcCATTAACGCCGGGAACTCGAGCGGCAATGTCAGAATGCGATGGCGAATCGAGACGAGAGTTCAATTTCATGGAAACGAATCGGAGAGTCGAGAGTTTCCGCCTTGGGAGCTCGAAGGAGAGCTTTGAAGCGAAGGTCGTCGGCGCCGGTACCGGATTGCCGGTGACTGATTTAGCAAGAAGggcattttcatttcattttccgGCAAATTGGAACCGACCCAGATCGGAAAATGGGATGGGAACGATGGATGAAgagaatcaaagaagaaacagCTCGGAATTTATTGAGAATCGACCGTCGTTTGTGAGAAGAACATTACAGTGGCTGATGGGGAAGAACAACAATAGGATTGTTCATTCATGTTCTACACCCAACGATTATGATTCAAACTCATGATTTTCCATTTCTGTTGGGTTGAATTTagttttctccatttttctccATTAAATGTGTTCAGAATTGTTCATGGACGATGAATTTTTTAGtaccaaaaagaacaaaaacatgacCATTTTTGGGCAATTTAGAACCAAAATTCCATATATGTTGGGATAGGGAGAAGATTTGGGGATATTtggataattatttgataaataaattttggattttaaattgtttatggAAATTGAAAGTTCGGTAACCTATATGAATGGAGAATCATAATTTTACCATAAAAGCAGCTGCTACCttatattgtttgaattatattattttgaataaatgagATATAAgctttaaattcttaaatttgttCCACTAAACTCAACATTTCAATAcatttccatctttttttaagatttgggGTTGAGCTATGAGCACACttttaaagattattaattttgttgtttatttaaatttagaataataactttttttttttatgctggattgaaaatttttcttGTACTACCCCAAAATTTCGGGTTTGTTGGGATGGTAACCTAAAGAGTCTTAAtatatgttacattaataactaaaatctcataaatttcaaatatcaaatacttATAAGTCAAGCTGCATCACTAATATTGGTtacaaatgttaaatattcttaatctgtAACTCTACTTTCGGTTGGTCGGGTTGAcccgataaaaaaaatgtcaacctaaCGACCgaaccaaattttcaatttttaaaaaattcaactcaacccaaaccgaaaaaaaaaaaaatgaaacccaactcaaaatttatagCAAATTGGTCGAATTATCGGATCATATGACTACCCCtcaaaattgtttgaaatattttaatgaagttaatattttgaattgagAGTAAAGGTGGTCCATTGgcagaagaaaataatataagagGGGGAAGGGTAGCTGTTGCATTCAATTTAGTTTTGTGAGGTATTAATGTGGTGATGGTTAAAGTGACCATTTCAAAGCGGTTGGAATGACCAATTTTAGGTTTTATTAATCCCACCAAACTTTTCTACAACAcaataaatatacaaaaactCCCTttgaaatatcttaaatttaaaagtattatcaAGTTTAAATCACGTAAATCTGTAGGagcataaagaaaatttgatacAATATTGTTTATGATGagctcgaatttcatcaacaATCTGATACGTGTTTGTATGGCTTGCGT
The nucleotide sequence above comes from Cucurbita pepo subsp. pepo cultivar mu-cu-16 chromosome LG11, ASM280686v2, whole genome shotgun sequence. Encoded proteins:
- the LOC111805849 gene encoding RING-H2 finger protein ATL13-like, with product MAALSEPISALPPPPPPPETTSDGGFRIDKEVSPTILLAIIILAIVFFFSSLLHLLLRLFLRPQNRTDPEDIAVGDGDTSAFQGQLRQLFDLHDAGVDQSFIDTLPVFVYKAIIGLKVDPFDCSVCLCEFQPNDKLRLLTKCSHAFHMDCIDTWLLTHSTCPLCRASLISDFAAINGGFTSPLVEVLESASNSSREIGEVHTGSFLGFLGNSNFDELKPEEPPAAAAETVVQIKLGKFKSLERYGEGSSNNGNVDSRRCFSMGSFGYVMDENSSLQVPIRKRAARKQAIKKKNLPLTPGTRAAMSECDGESRREFNFMETNRRVESFRLGSSKESFEAKVVGAGTGLPVTDLARRAFSFHFPANWNRPRSENGMGTMDEENQRRNSSEFIENRPSFVRRTLQWLMGKNNNRIVHSCSTPNDYDSNS